The stretch of DNA CAGCCGCGCGATGCGCGCCTTGAACTCTTCGTTCGACGGGCTGCGGGCCGAGCCGGTGATGAACATCTTGGCCATGGCCAATCCTCTCGTGCGGGAAAGCGGACCCGCCGGAGGCGCCTCTGCCCGCGATCGGTGCCGCTGGACAGATTTGGCGATCATATCGGAAAGGATATGGCGCAGCCGAAAGCTCGAGCTTCCGGATCCACGACAGTCAGCCGATGATCGTCCGTTCGACGATGAACGGTTTCATCGCCGCCGGCAAGCTGCATTCGTCATGAGGACCGCTCGGCGCGACGGCGCCTTTGCTCGACCGGATATCGGGCCCGGGGGATTTTTTCGACGACGCGGAGGCCGGTTCGTCACGGACGACGCGGCACGATCGAAAACCCGGATCGGCATCCGGTCGCAACGCGACCGGCCGCTGCTTTAGCGGCGGCGCGGATCCGCGGGGCGGAAGGCGCGCTCCACGGCGGCGGTGGCGCTGGCATAGGCCCGCTCCTCGCTGTCGTGCGGCCGGTCCGACCGCTCCAGCAGCTTGCCGTGCTTGCGGATCGCCCAGCCGAATTTTCCTTTCGGGCTGCTCAGCGGGGCCACCTCGATGGTGAAGGGATAGAATTCGTTGTCGCTCATCCGTGGAACTATGGCACGGAACCCCCGCGGAGGACAAACTGTCCGCCGGCCGAATCCGCCCCTCTCTACCACCCATTTGCCGCCCTCGACGCGGCGCCCCGGCCCGTGCGATAGCCGGGGCCGTTCCGGTGTCCGGTCGGCAGGACGAAGCGGCCGATGCCCGGCGGAACCGCCCCGCCTGCGTTGCGTCCCGACACTGCGTGTTCCGACCGCGGAACGCGACCGCTCCCCGGCACGGCGCGGTCCCGATGGAGTCCGATCCTTGATCCCCTGGGTTCACCTCGATACCAGCGCCATCCCCGGCGAGACCGCTTCCTTGCGCCTGATGCGCCGGGGCGACGAGTTCGCGATCGTGGTCGATTCGATCGAGCTGATGAACAGCCGCCGCAGCGGCTCGGAGCGGGCGCTCGCCAGCCTCGCCTGCGGGCGCCTGCGCGAGACCCGGGCGCCCCGGGTGCTGATCGGCGGGCTCGGCATGGGCTTCACGCTCCGGGCGGCCCTGTCCGAGCTGGCGCCGGACGCGCAGGTCGTCGTCGCCGAGCTGATCCCGGCCGTCGCCGCCTGGGCGCGGGGACCGCTCGCACACATCTTCGCCGGCAGCCTCGACGACCCCCGGGTGGTGCTGCACGAGACCGACGTCCACGACCTGATCGCGGCGAGCCCCGGCCGCTACGACGCCATCCTGCTCGACGTCGACAACGGCCCCGAGGGGCTGGTGCAGCGCAGCAATGACCGGCTCTACGACGTGGCGGGCCTAGGGACCGCCCACCGGGCCCTGCGCCCGGGCGGGCTGCTCGGCGTGTGGTCGGAGAGCCCCGACCGCAAGTTCAAGTCCCGGCTGCAGCGCGGCGGCTTTGCGGTCGAGGAGCACAAGGTCCGCTCGGCCGGAAGCGGCGGGCGGCACGTGGTCTGGATCGGCGAGAAGATGGGCGGGGCAGCCGCGGCGCCCGGGCGGCGTGATCCCAACGGTCGTTGAAAACGACCTGTAATTTCGGTCTCGACTGGTCGTGAAGCTTCCGGCTCGGCGTCGAGACTTCGAGATGGGTCAAACGCCCGGTGCATCGGCATCCGAGGCAGTCGGTCTTGGAGGCAATGCGGTGCCGCGATCCGACGGCCGCCGCCGCGGACCGGGCGGTTGCCGGGCGATCGATCGATTTGCGTCGCCACCGACGGCATGCAACCTTGGCGGCGAGGGGCGGCGGGCCGCACCGGACTCGAGCCTGACATGACCGTGCGCGGCCCCACCCTGTGCCTGGGCGGCTCGACCTCCGGGCCGCGGACAATCCCGGCCTGGCGCGAGGCCGTGGCGCCGTTCTGGGACGTCGAGATCCGCAAGGAGGACACCCAGGACTTCCGCGGCCGGTCGGACGTCTATCACCTCGGCAACGCGATCGTCGGCCTCACGGCGGCATCCGGCCTGCGCAACGAGCGCTCGCGCGGCCTCGTCGCCCGCATGGGTGTCGATCACGTCGCGGCGCAGATCCGGATCGAGGGCCGGGCCCTGCTCCGGGCGGCCGGGTGCGAGACGCCGATGGAGCCCGGGGACGTCGCGCTCCTCGACCTCGCGCAACCCCTCTCCCTCGACTCGACCGATTACCGCGCCGTCACCGTCATCATCCCGCGCCGCCTCTTTCCGGAGGGCGGAGCGCGGCTCGACGAGGCGCACGGCGTGGTCCTGCGCGGCGCCGAGCCGTTCGGACGGCTCGTCGGGGACCACTTGCGTGCCTTCGGCGAGACCATCCCGCGCCTAGCCCCGGCCGAGGCGCGCGCCGCCGCGCAGGCCACGGCCCTCCTCCTGTCCGCGGCGGGCGCGGCGAGCGGGGCCGGCCGACCCGCGCGGTGCTCGCAGCGCGCGCCGGTCTTCCTCGCCATCCGCAGCCACATCGATGCCGAGATCGGGTCCGCCGACCTGAGCGTGGACCGGATCTGCCACCGCTTCGGCGTGTCCCGCAGCGGGCTCTACCGCCTGTTCGCGCCGCTCGGCGGCGTGGCGGAGTATATCCGCCGGCGCCGGCTCGCCCGCGCCTACCGGGAGCTTGCCGAGGGAGGAGGGCAGGGCGCCCGGGTCTCCGAGATCGCCTATCGCTTCGGCTATGGCAGCCCGGCGAGCTTCGCCACCGCCTTTCGCATGGAATTCGGGATGAGCCCTGCCGAGGTGAAGGCCGGGGCGCGGGCCGACGTCGCGCCGGCCGGCCGGCCCGTGCAGCCGGAGCCGCCCGCCGGCGGCTGGGACGCCTTCTACGACTGGGTCCTGATGCTCGATGCCTGATGCCGGCGGCCCGAGGTCGGCTGCGTCCGACTGTCGGCATGACGCGGGATCCGGGGGATCACGTCCGGATCGCGCGTGACCGGCCCGCGACCGCGGCGCCTTGCTCCGGCACGCTCGAGCGAAGGCGCTGTCCTCGTCGCGACGGCGGTTGCGCAGGGGTCGCCGATCGATCGGACCGCCGATGGGGATTTTCCGGCGGATCGCTCGAATGCCGCCGATCGGATGCAAGGCGGGCTTAACGCCGGCCGGCGATCGTGGCTTCCACATCCGGCCGCGCGATGCGGCGGCGAGGGGAGACGGCGATGCGCGCGGATCTGACGGTCGGGCTGGTCGTCCTCGGCATCCTGGCGGCCGTCGCGCCCGCGGAGGCGCGGGGCCGGCGCGGCGGGACCGGCATCGTCTTCGTGTCGCGCGGGGGGCAGGCCGGGACGGCGATGCCGCCCGCGGCCCCGGAGGAGGAGCCGCGGCTGCGGACGGCGGCGGCCGATGCCGGCGGGCCGGAGCCGATGACGACCGGCACCACCATGCCGGTCGCCGTCCGCGAGCCGGCTCCGAGGCCGGCTCCCGCCCCGGTCCCGGCCCGGCCCTGGTGCAGCACCGGCCGGGTCTTCGGCTCGGGCGCGGGCTTCTGCGCGATCAATTGACCGGCGTGGAGAGGCGCGCGACGTTGTTGCGGACGTGCTCGCGGTAGCGGTCGATCACCGCCTCCGGCGTGCCGCCGCCGAGCAGGGTGCTGGTCGCCTCGAGGGCCGCGCCGATCTTCTCGCTCACCATCCGCTGCGCCTCGACCTGGCCGGCAACGCCGCCCCAGGCGATCTTGACCATGCGCAGCTCGATGACCTTCTGGGATTCCATCGCGAGCATCGCCGTCGCGTACCAAGCGTCCAACATCCCTGTCTCCTTTGCGTTTTGCAAAATCGCGAGGCCGGGCCGGCATGGGGGCGCCGACCCGGAAGCGTCGTCAGGCGGCGTCGGCCCGGGGCGCCGTGAAGGCCGGGAGACGGCCCATCCGGCGGGCGAGGTCGGTCCAGCAGGCGAGCGCCGCATCGACGGCCCGGCTCATCTCGGCGGCCTGGAGCTGCGCGAGGTCGCTCGGCGAACGGGCCGCGAACGCGGACTTCCAGAAGGCGAGGGCCGCCTGGCTCTCGCCCTGGAAGAACGCCACCAGCCGGCCGTTGATCTCGATGAAGCCCTGCATGGCGGCAAGCGGGATCTCCTCCCGGCCGGCCTGCCCGGGTGCGGCACCCGGGCCCGGCTCGGCGGGCGCCGCAGCGTCGGCTGGCGGGGCCGAGGCGACCGGCTCCGGAACTGCCGGCTCCGCCATGGTGGGCGCCTCGGCCGCGTGATCCTCGGATGACGGGGCCTCGATCTCGGACTCCTCGGTCGCGGGCGCCTCGGCCAAGGTCTCGGCGGCGGTGACCGGCGCCTTGGCGGGCTCCTCGCTCGCCGGCATCGGGTCCGTCCCGGCCGCGGCAACCTCCGGCGAAGCCTCGGCCATCGTCGCGTCTCCGGTCCGCTCGGCCTCGTCCGACGCGACCAGGGGCTCGGGCGCGTCGGCCAGGACCGGAGCGGCGACGGGAATGTCGGCGGCGAGCATCGCGACCGTGGAGGTTCCGGCGAGCAGCGGCTCGGCCGCGGAATGCTCCCCCAGGAGCGGCTCGGCCGCCGTAATCTCGGCCAGGAGCGGCTCGGCCGCCGCGATCTCGGGCATCGGCGGTGCGGCGGCGATCTCGGCGGGCGCCGCCTCGACGGCCACGGCCTCGCTGGATTTGGCGGGATCGTCCGTCCGCGCCGCCGCCCGGACGGGGGGACGGCGGGGCGGCCTGCGGGTCTTGTCGATGCGGCGCGTCGTGGTCATGGGCTCGGCCTCCTCGGAGTGGCGGGCGGCGCGTCCCTGGCGCGTCACCCGGCGGGCGGCCGCCCTCACCCGATGCGGGGGCGGACGCGCAGAGCCGGAGCGCCGGCAGGCTCGTCCGGGGCACCGGCAGATCGGCGCGGACGAGGCCGCGCGGCCATCGACGGCGCCCGACTGGACGCCCAAGCCGGCCATCCAAGCGATGCGGCGCCGGTTTCGTTCCCTCGGCCGACAGGCGCGATCGTCCGCGACCGGCGCGGGGCGAGGCCGAGCCCCACCCCGGACGGCATCATGCGGTGTCCGGACGAATCGTCCGGAAACCGAATCAGGCCTTGGCCTGGGTCTTGTTCAGGTCGGCCTTGATCGACTCGGACAGGGTGGCGAATTCCTTGGCCTGGCTCTGCAGCGCGCTCATCTGGTTGCGCATGTACTCGCCCTGCAGCTCCAGGGCTTCCTTGACGTCGCGGGTGCGCACGAGCTTCTCGGCGAGGTCGAAGGTCGCGGAGGCGTGCTGCTCGGTATACTCGAAGCCGCGGGCCACGGCCGTCCCCATGCCGGTCTGCGAGGTCTGGGTCGAGGATTGCACGGTCTCGGCGAGCTTGCGGGCGGTGCCCAGGAAGGTGCCGAACGCCGTACGGGCGTTCTGCACGCCCTTCTCAGCGAAGTCGCGCATCTCGGTCGGGATCTCGAAGGGCTTCTGGGTGCTGCTCATGGGCGTGGCCTCCGGCTCGTCGCTACGCGCGCCGCCCTCGAGGATTTGTGCGACGCAGCAAATACGATGCTGCAACGCAGCGCGAGAGTCAACGCTTCGCGAGCCGAACGGCCTTGTCCGCCGGTCGGCCCGCGCTACGGCCTGGGATGGGGAGGCACGCGGCTCCGCCCTGTCGGCGTTCCCGCAGACCGCTGTTCCCGCCCAGCGTCACTTGATCCGACAGGCGAGACCGAAAGTGAAGAGTCTGAGAGCCTGTTTGATCGACTCGAGCACTTGCTCCCACACACGACCTCATCCTGAGGTGTCAGTCGATTGAAAATCGACTGACCTCGAAGGAGGGCTCCAGAGACCACCGAGACTTCTGGAGCCCTCCTTCGAGGCTCCTTTCAGTCGCACCTCAGGATGAGGTTGCAAGAGGGAGGGAAAAGGTGGTTGCAGCTCAATTTTCGCAAGTCGAACAGGCTCTGGGCTTCGGTGGCGCAGTCGTCGGTTGTACAGCGCGGCCGGTCACGATGCGTTAAGGTTTTCGGCGGCGAATCGCGGCAAGGCGGCGTTAACGAAGAACCGTCATAGTCGCAGGCAATCGTGTTCCCGGGTTCGGGACATCCTCTGCCGCCGCGGCGGCCCTACGAGTACCTGACGAGGACTGCCGATGCGCACCTTTCGGTTTCGCCTCCAACCCGCCGCCCTCGCGGCCGGCATCCTCGGCCTCGGCACGATGTCGGGCTGGGGCGCCTACGCCATCTCCTCGTCGGGCAAGGCCGCGCTCCGGACCCAGCTGGCGGAGGTCGAGGGCCAGCGCGACACGCTCGCCGCGCGCGTCAAGCAGTTCCAGGACGTCGAGGCCGAGCTGCGCGACCGCCAGGCCAAGATCGCCGCGGCCCGGGACGAGATCGCCCAGCTTGGCGTCACCCGCGACAAGGCGAAGGCGCAGCTCGCCGCCACCCAGCGCGATCTCGCCTCGCTCAACAAGCGGCTCGACCTGGCGAAGGACAAGGTGACCCAGACCGGCAGCATCACGCCGCCCGCAGGCGAGGCGGCCAAGAAGCCGGCGCGTTGATCGGCATCACGCCGGCACGAGGTCCACGGCGTGATCCCGCGGATGCTGGAGCGCCGTCTCGGCCTCGCGGCGCGACAGGCGCTCGACCAGGGCGGCCCAGCGCATGCCCACTTCATGGTCGAGGGTGAGGCGCCCCGCCTCGTCGTAGCGGCGCCAGCCGCAGCGCGGCGCCCCGTCCGCCCCGATCTCGTCGTAGGTCTCGTAGCGCGCCACCAAGCGGTCGAGCCGGTCGTATTCCTGGTGGAACCAACAGATCCCGAACACCCGGCCGCCGCGGCCGAGCATTCCGGCGCTTTCCAGCCGGTGCTCGCCCGGGATGCGGAAGATGGTCTCGAAGGCGGGCGGCGCGCAGGTCATCGGGGATCTCCGTCGCAGGGCTGTCGAGGGAGCGGCGCCGGAAACGAAGGGGCGCCCAGTCGAGATGGCAAGTCGAAAGGCCGGGTCGGCGCCGGGATCCGGCGTCGAGAGTCGCACTGTTCGGGGCATGTCCCCGAGGTCGCGCGTTAATTATTCCTAAACAATTTGTGCGCTGCAACCATCCGGGCGTCAAGCCCGGATGATTCGTCCGACTCCGATGGGGATTACTGGCCCTTGGCGGCGATCGCCTCGGCCCAGGCGACCGAGCGGCGGGCCATCGGGATGTGCTGGCGCTCGAACATGCGGCCGTTGATCTGGATCGCGCCGCGCTTGGCGTTCTCGGGCCGCTCGTAGATCTCGATGACGGTGCGGGCGATCCTCACCTCGTCCTCGGTCGGCGCGAAGGCGGCGTTGGCCAAGGCCACCTGGCTCGGATGGATCAGCGTCTTGCCGTCGAAGCCGAGAACCCGGGCCTGCTCGCATTCCTCGCGGCAGCCGTCGAGGTCGGAGAAGTTGTTGTAGACGCCGTCGAGGATGGTCAGGCCCTCGGAGCGGGCGCCGGCGAGCGCCGTCATCAGCCACGGCATCATCGGGGCCCGGCCGGGCACGATCTGGGTCCAGGTGTCCTTGGCGAGGTCGTTGGTGCCGAGCACGAAGCAGGCGAGCCGGGTGCCCGGGTTGCGCCGGGCCGCCGCGATCGCCTGGATGTTGAGGATCGCCGCCGGGGTCTCGATCATCGCCCAGATCTTGATGCCGGGCGGCGCGTCGAGGGCCTCCAGCCGGTCGGCGATGTTCTCCAGCACCGCCGGGGAGGAGACCTTCGGCATCAGGATCGCGTCGGGCCCGGCCTCGATCGCGGCGCGCAGGTCGGCCTCGCCCCAGGGGGTCTGCGGCGCGTTGACCCGGATGATCAGCTCGCGGTCGCCGTAGCCGCCTTGGCGGACCGCGGCGCAGACCTGCTCGCGCGCCACGTCCTTGGCGTCGGGGGCGACCGCGTCCTCGAGATCGAGGATCAGCGCGTCGGCCGCGAGGCTGCGGGCCTTCTCGAGGGCGCGCAGGTTGGAACCCGGCATGTAGAGCACGCTGCGGCGGAGGCGGAGGTCGATCATCGCGAAACGGTTCCCTTGCGGTCCGCCCCTGCTTACGGCAGCGCCCGATTGCGTTGCAACATAGGCGCGCAACCGGGTGCCGCAGGCCGTCACGCGCCGGGATCGTTCTCCAGGAGGATCGGCCGGCCGTGCGGCGTCGCGGCGGCCGCGCGGGCGAAGGCCGCGCGGCGCGCCGCCAGGGCTGACGGGTCGGTCAGGCCGCGCTCGGCGAGCAGGGTCTCGATCGTGTCGAGCCACAGGGCGTAATCGGCCGGGCGGTCGCCGGCCCGGCCCAGCGCCTGCGCCCAGTCCGACCAGGTGAACAAGCCGGCATCGTGCAGCGACACCACCAGGGCGAAGGTCTGCGCCTCCCAGGGGGCGGCGAAGACCGGGGGCTCGGGCGGGCGGCTCATGCGGCGGCGACCCGGGCGGGTTCGAGGTAGCTCTCGAAGGCGTTGACCGAGACGGCGAGCCCCGGATCCGCGTCCTCGCCCCACAATTCGATTCCGGAGAACCGCACCGTGTAGAGCCATTGCGGCGCCTCGCCGGCGAAGGCGGCGTTGGAATCCGGGAAGACGAAGCCGCCATGAACCCGCTCGACCGTGCCGGTGCGGCCCCGCACGTAGCGCGGCAGGCGGGTGTGGCCGGTCGGGTTGACGATCTTGGCCCGTACCTCGTCGCCGGGGGAAAAGCGCGCGGGCGTCGCCACCGGGCGGTCGCTCGGGAAGCCGCGGGAGAACAGCGGCGCCACCTCCTCGGCCTTGAGCACCCGGGCGACCGGGGCCGGCGGCGTCAGGGCGGCGCCCGCCGCCAGTTCGCCGGCCTCGACGAGGCCGTGCTGCCGGACCTGCTTCTCCAGGGCCCGGAACCAGATCCGGTAATAGCTGGAGGTCAGGTACTCGCCGGGCGGCAGCGATTCGCGGGCGGCGCGGCTGGCATCGAGGTTCCAGGTGCCGGTGAGCCCCATCGCCATCGCCATGGCGAAGACCCGCTTCTCCCAGGGAGCGTGGAACCAGGGCTCGTCCGCCTCCAGCCCCAGCGGGCCGAAGCCCTGCATGCCGCCGAGATCCTGTCCGCCGTTCATGCGCGCACCACTTGGTCGGGGTTCAACGGGAGCCCGGTGCCGATCATCGAATCGCGGGTGATGAGGTCGGCGAGCGCCGCCTCGTCGAGGTGGTCGGTGCCGGGCGGGCGCATCGGCAGCACCATGTAGCGCAGCTCCGCGGTCGAATCCCAGACCCGGATCCGGGTCTCGGCCGGCAGCACCGTGCCGAACTCGGCGAGCACCCCGCGCGGGTCGATGACGGTGCGGGAGCGGTAGGGCGGCGACTTGTACCAGACCGGCGGCAGGCCGAGCACCGGCCAGGGATAGCAGGAGCAGAGCGTGCAGACGACGACGTTGTGCTCGTCCGGCGTGTTCTCGACCACCACCATGTGCTCGCCGCCGCGCCCGCCGACATCGAGCTCGCGCATCGCCGCGCTGCCATCCTCCAGGAGGCGGGCCTTGAAGGCGGGATCGACCCAGGCGCGGGCCACCACCCGGGCGCCGTTATGCGGCCCGACCTTGGTCTCATAGGTCTCGATCAGGGTGTCGAGGGCCGCCGGATCGACGTAGCCCTTCTCGACCAGGATCGATTCGAGGGCGCGCACCCGCAGGTCCATCGGCGACAATTCGCTGCCGTGCGGGTGATCGTGGTCGTGGTCGTGGTGATGATCGTGATGGTCGTGGCCATCGTGGTCGTGCGCCATGTCTGCCCTCCCCATGTCTGCCCTCCCTGAGCCGGGAGGATAAACGGGAGGCTCTCACGCCGCCACCGTCACGGACGCACGGCCGGGGTCTCGACGGCGAGGGGCGCGGCGCGCTGCATCAGGTAGAGGGTCAGTGCCACCGCCTCCGCCGAGCCGGGCGTGAACGGCTCGGCGCGCATGCCGGTGAGGCAATTGCGAAAGCGCCGCTCCAGCGAGCCGAGATCCTGCCATTCGAGCCGGTAGAGCGGATAGCCGGTCGGATGCCCCTGCGGGATCGTGGCCGCGCCGAGCCGCCGGCCGCGGTTCTCGTCGTGGCAGGCGGCGCAGGAGAAGCCGAGCTGGCCCATCGGCGTCGTGAACAGCCGCCGTCCCTCGGCCCGTGCCGGCGCGAGGCGGGCATCGTCCGGGGGCGCGATGGCGCTGCCCCGGGAGAGATGGCCGAGATACGCCGTGAGCGCCAGGAGGTCGCGGCCCTCCCGCGCCAGCGGCGTCGTACCCTGGTAGCGGGTGCGACAGAGATCGATCCGGCCCTCGATGTCGACCGGCCGGCCGGTCGCCGCGTCCCAGGCCGGGTAGCGGGCGGTCACGCCTTGCAGGGACGCCTCGGTGTGGCAACCGGCGCAGGCCGGGGCGCCGGGAGAGGGCGCCCGGGCGAACAGCTCGGCTCCGTCCTGCACCCAGAGCATGCCGGGATTGGCGGTGTCGTCGGCCTGCATCGCCCGGGTCTCGGGCGCCATCTCGTCGAAGCCGGAGCGTCGTTCGGCAGGGGGAATTTCAGCTGCTGCCGCCCCGCCGAGGAGCAGGCCTGCGAGGGCGAGGACGCTAAGGGCTTGGCGTCCTGGGGCGAATTCCAGAATCCCTTCTAGAATCAAGCGCGGGATCCCCTCTCCCGAGTGGGAGAGGGGTAGGGGTGAGGGTGGCTCGGCTGCCGTGTAAAGCTGAGAGTGTTGAGCTGCCAGCACGATGGTTCGAGCTTTACATGGAAGCGTGTCACCCTCACCCCCGACCCCTCTCCCACACGGGAGAGGGGAGACGCGCCATTCTTTTTCCCGGACAGACCGACACCGTCCGAGGGCGAAGTTCCCATGCGCGAGGGGCTTCATGGCCGCCGTCATTCCCGATTCCACCGCGTTAGGACTCCGCTGACCAAGACGCGCTACAAGGCAGGTCCCTCGATCGGATCCCACCCTTGCGCTATCCCCCCCATCTGCTCGAAGAGATCCGCTCCCGCCTGCCGGCCTCCGAGGTCGTCGGGCGGCGCGTGCGCCTCAAGAAGGCGGGGCGGGAATGGCGCGGCCTGTCGCCGTTCAACGCCGAGAAGTCGCCCTCGTTCTACGTGAACGACCAGAAGCAGTTCTACCACTGCTTCTCGTCCGGCAAGCACGGCGACATCTTCACGTTCCTGATGGAGACCGAGGGCGTCTCGTTCCCCGAGGCCGTCGAGCGCCTGGCCTCGGAGGCCGGGGTGGCCTTGCCCGCGCCGAGCGAGGCCTCGCGCGAGAGCGAGACGCGGCGGCGCGGCGCGCTCGAGGTGATGGAGCTCGCCTGCACCTTCTTCGAGGAGCAGCTGGCCGGACGGGCCGGGGGACGCGCCCGCGACTACCTCGCCGGCCGCGGGCTCGACGGCGAGATCGGCCGCACCTTCCGCCTCGGCTACGCCCCGCCCGAGCGCTACGGCTTACGCGACCACCTCGCCGCCCGGGACGTGCCGGCCGAGATGATGGTGGAACTCAACCTGCTCACCACCGGCGACGACATCAAGGTGCCGTTCGACCGCTTCCGCGACCGGGTGATCTTCCCGATCCGCGACGTGCGCGGCAAGGTCGTGGCCTTCGGCGGCCGCGGCATGAGCCCGGACGCGAAGCCCAAATACCTCAACTCCTCCGAGACGCCGCTCTTCCACAAGGGGCGGATGCTCTACAACCACCATGCGGCGCGCAAGGCAGCCCACGACAAGGGCCGGGTGATCGCCGTCGAGGGCTATGTCGACGCCATCGCGATGACGCTCGCCGGGCACCCCGAAGT from Methylobacterium aquaticum encodes:
- a CDS encoding nitrile hydratase accessory protein, with product MSRPPEPPVFAAPWEAQTFALVVSLHDAGLFTWSDWAQALGRAGDRPADYALWLDTIETLLAERGLTDPSALAARRAAFARAAAATPHGRPILLENDPGA
- a CDS encoding spermidine synthase, with protein sequence MIPWVHLDTSAIPGETASLRLMRRGDEFAIVVDSIELMNSRRSGSERALASLACGRLRETRAPRVLIGGLGMGFTLRAALSELAPDAQVVVAELIPAVAAWARGPLAHIFAGSLDDPRVVLHETDVHDLIAASPGRYDAILLDVDNGPEGLVQRSNDRLYDVAGLGTAHRALRPGGLLGVWSESPDRKFKSRLQRGGFAVEEHKVRSAGSGGRHVVWIGEKMGGAAAAPGRRDPNGR
- the nthA gene encoding nitrile hydratase subunit alpha — its product is MAHDHDGHDHHDHHHDHDHDHPHGSELSPMDLRVRALESILVEKGYVDPAALDTLIETYETKVGPHNGARVVARAWVDPAFKARLLEDGSAAMRELDVGGRGGEHMVVVENTPDEHNVVVCTLCSCYPWPVLGLPPVWYKSPPYRSRTVIDPRGVLAEFGTVLPAETRIRVWDSTAELRYMVLPMRPPGTDHLDEAALADLITRDSMIGTGLPLNPDQVVRA
- a CDS encoding phasin family protein, with translation MTTTRRIDKTRRPPRRPPVRAAARTDDPAKSSEAVAVEAAPAEIAAAPPMPEIAAAEPLLAEITAAEPLLGEHSAAEPLLAGTSTVAMLAADIPVAAPVLADAPEPLVASDEAERTGDATMAEASPEVAAAGTDPMPASEEPAKAPVTAAETLAEAPATEESEIEAPSSEDHAAEAPTMAEPAVPEPVASAPPADAAAPAEPGPGAAPGQAGREEIPLAAMQGFIEINGRLVAFFQGESQAALAFWKSAFAARSPSDLAQLQAAEMSRAVDAALACWTDLARRMGRLPAFTAPRADAA
- a CDS encoding AraC family transcriptional regulator yields the protein MTVRGPTLCLGGSTSGPRTIPAWREAVAPFWDVEIRKEDTQDFRGRSDVYHLGNAIVGLTAASGLRNERSRGLVARMGVDHVAAQIRIEGRALLRAAGCETPMEPGDVALLDLAQPLSLDSTDYRAVTVIIPRRLFPEGGARLDEAHGVVLRGAEPFGRLVGDHLRAFGETIPRLAPAEARAAAQATALLLSAAGAASGAGRPARCSQRAPVFLAIRSHIDAEIGSADLSVDRICHRFGVSRSGLYRLFAPLGGVAEYIRRRRLARAYRELAEGGGQGARVSEIAYRFGYGSPASFATAFRMEFGMSPAEVKAGARADVAPAGRPVQPEPPAGGWDAFYDWVLMLDA
- the soxA gene encoding sulfur oxidation c-type cytochrome SoxA encodes the protein MAPETRAMQADDTANPGMLWVQDGAELFARAPSPGAPACAGCHTEASLQGVTARYPAWDAATGRPVDIEGRIDLCRTRYQGTTPLAREGRDLLALTAYLGHLSRGSAIAPPDDARLAPARAEGRRLFTTPMGQLGFSCAACHDENRGRRLGAATIPQGHPTGYPLYRLEWQDLGSLERRFRNCLTGMRAEPFTPGSAEAVALTLYLMQRAAPLAVETPAVRP
- a CDS encoding HpcH/HpaI aldolase/citrate lyase family protein, with amino-acid sequence MIDLRLRRSVLYMPGSNLRALEKARSLAADALILDLEDAVAPDAKDVAREQVCAAVRQGGYGDRELIIRVNAPQTPWGEADLRAAIEAGPDAILMPKVSSPAVLENIADRLEALDAPPGIKIWAMIETPAAILNIQAIAAARRNPGTRLACFVLGTNDLAKDTWTQIVPGRAPMMPWLMTALAGARSEGLTILDGVYNNFSDLDGCREECEQARVLGFDGKTLIHPSQVALANAAFAPTEDEVRIARTVIEIYERPENAKRGAIQINGRMFERQHIPMARRSVAWAEAIAAKGQ
- a CDS encoding phasin, translated to MSSTQKPFEIPTEMRDFAEKGVQNARTAFGTFLGTARKLAETVQSSTQTSQTGMGTAVARGFEYTEQHASATFDLAEKLVRTRDVKEALELQGEYMRNQMSALQSQAKEFATLSESIKADLNKTQAKA
- the nthB gene encoding nitrile hydratase subunit beta → MNGGQDLGGMQGFGPLGLEADEPWFHAPWEKRVFAMAMAMGLTGTWNLDASRAARESLPPGEYLTSSYYRIWFRALEKQVRQHGLVEAGELAAGAALTPPAPVARVLKAEEVAPLFSRGFPSDRPVATPARFSPGDEVRAKIVNPTGHTRLPRYVRGRTGTVERVHGGFVFPDSNAAFAGEAPQWLYTVRFSGIELWGEDADPGLAVSVNAFESYLEPARVAAA